A single window of Nocardia sp. NBC_01327 DNA harbors:
- a CDS encoding NAD(P)-dependent oxidoreductase: MRITVFGATGDVGSRVITEALRRGHDVRAISRDPSRVRGLPDTVEVRAADASDADQVAAVAAGSDLVISATRPVPGQEHELAQVAAALLEALADREIRLLVVGGAGSLLVPGTGAILSEQPGFPAELLPIADACNQQLTVFQESEHAVDWAYLSPAALLEPGVRTGVFRLGTDELLADHEGNSAISMEDLAIVLLDEAEQPKHHRARFTAAY; this comes from the coding sequence ATGCGTATCACCGTTTTCGGAGCAACAGGCGACGTCGGCAGCCGGGTGATCACCGAAGCCCTGCGGCGCGGACATGACGTGCGAGCCATCTCGCGTGACCCGAGCCGGGTTCGCGGACTGCCCGACACCGTTGAGGTGCGCGCGGCCGATGCTTCGGATGCCGATCAAGTCGCGGCCGTGGCCGCCGGGAGCGATCTCGTGATCAGTGCGACGCGACCGGTGCCTGGCCAAGAGCATGAGCTCGCCCAGGTCGCGGCCGCGCTTCTGGAAGCATTGGCGGACAGAGAGATTCGGCTGCTTGTGGTAGGCGGCGCGGGCAGCCTCCTCGTTCCGGGCACCGGCGCGATACTCAGCGAGCAGCCGGGCTTCCCCGCCGAACTCCTCCCGATCGCCGATGCTTGCAATCAACAGCTGACCGTGTTCCAGGAGTCCGAGCATGCGGTCGACTGGGCCTACCTCAGCCCGGCCGCGCTGCTGGAGCCGGGCGTGCGCACCGGCGTCTTCCGCCTCGGCACCGACGAACTCCTCGCCGATCATGAAGGCAATTCCGCCATTTCGATGGAGGACCTCGCCATCGTGCTCCTCGACGAAGCGGAACAACCCAAGCATCACCGGGCCCGTTTCACCGCCGCCTACTGA
- a CDS encoding S1 family peptidase: MFVTGRARVLSWAAVVATALSSTFLLTGTADAAPVVTLGGGSGIYVEQLDDPTTLADCTLTTIGYDRDGKLVGITAGHCGEVGARIAAEYTHSGGIGVIANKNAGNDWSVIDFDASRVAPTKQVAQSVINSIGAPPNVGDMACKNGRTTGYTCGPVWETNPSWFRSQVCANHGDSGAPVILGDRLVGMVVAGTDFDAGPIDIQLPACTGAGDLIHAPELSTTMSMVLADIDRHGGVGAGFHPF; encoded by the coding sequence ATGTTCGTTACGGGCCGCGCCCGAGTTCTTTCCTGGGCGGCCGTTGTCGCGACTGCCCTGAGTTCCACCTTCCTGCTCACCGGAACCGCCGACGCGGCGCCCGTGGTGACACTCGGTGGCGGCTCGGGCATCTACGTCGAGCAGCTCGACGATCCGACAACACTCGCCGACTGCACGCTCACCACCATCGGCTACGACCGTGACGGCAAGCTGGTCGGCATTACCGCCGGGCACTGCGGTGAGGTCGGCGCGCGCATTGCCGCCGAGTACACGCACAGCGGCGGTATCGGCGTGATCGCCAATAAGAACGCCGGAAACGACTGGTCCGTCATCGATTTCGATGCCAGCCGGGTCGCTCCGACCAAGCAGGTGGCGCAATCGGTGATCAACAGCATCGGGGCGCCGCCGAATGTCGGTGATATGGCGTGCAAGAACGGCCGCACCACCGGTTACACCTGTGGACCGGTGTGGGAGACCAATCCCAGTTGGTTCCGCAGCCAGGTGTGCGCCAATCATGGTGACTCCGGTGCGCCGGTGATCCTGGGCGATCGCCTGGTCGGAATGGTTGTCGCCGGTACGGATTTCGATGCCGGGCCGATCGATATCCAGCTGCCGGCATGCACGGGCGCCGGGGATCTGATCCACGCGCCGGAGCTGTCCACAACCATGTCGATGGTGCTGGCGGATATCGACCGGCACGGTGGCGTGGGTGCGGGGTTCCACCCGTTCTGA
- a CDS encoding MerR family transcriptional regulator produces the protein MATEWSIQELAKAAGTTSRTLRHYGELGLLAPTRIGGNGYRYYDQNSLVRLQRILLLRELGLGLPAIAEVLAGQKDTAAALRTHLELLQHEQDRIARQIASVHTTLHKTEAGESLMAEEVFDGFDNSRYKDEVIERWGRDAWESGDRWWRTMSEADKKAHFQTHLDIAADYGRAHAAGLAVGADEVQSIVQRHYDWVTLGWQGKCPPAQYFKNLGEMYVADPRFAANYDKHGAGTTEFVRDAMNEYADTRL, from the coding sequence GTGGCAACCGAATGGTCGATCCAGGAACTGGCCAAAGCCGCCGGAACCACCAGCCGCACGCTGCGGCATTACGGTGAGCTCGGGCTGCTGGCGCCCACCCGGATCGGTGGCAACGGTTACCGCTATTACGATCAGAACTCCCTCGTACGGCTGCAGCGCATCCTTTTGCTGCGCGAACTCGGTCTGGGTCTCCCGGCCATCGCCGAAGTTCTTGCGGGACAAAAGGACACCGCCGCCGCCCTGCGCACGCATCTGGAATTGCTGCAGCACGAACAGGACCGGATCGCGCGGCAGATCGCCTCGGTGCACACCACATTGCACAAGACGGAAGCGGGTGAATCACTCATGGCCGAGGAAGTTTTCGACGGATTCGACAACAGCCGGTACAAGGACGAGGTCATCGAAAGATGGGGTAGGGACGCCTGGGAGAGCGGCGACCGCTGGTGGCGCACCATGAGCGAGGCCGATAAGAAGGCCCACTTCCAGACCCACCTCGATATCGCCGCCGACTACGGCCGGGCACACGCGGCCGGACTCGCTGTCGGCGCCGACGAGGTGCAGTCCATCGTCCAGCGCCACTACGACTGGGTGACCCTCGGCTGGCAGGGTAAGTGCCCGCCGGCCCAGTACTTCAAGAACCTCGGCGAAATGTACGTCGCCGACCCGCGCTTCGCGGCGAACTACGACAAGCACGGTGCGGGCACCACCGAGTTCGTCCGGGACGCCATGAACGAGTACGCCGACACCCGGCTGTAG